A window of the Bacillota bacterium genome harbors these coding sequences:
- a CDS encoding DUF1850 domain-containing protein produces MRRLGAGLLIAGLAAAAWLWPARPVLVVRQGAVPVLALPLLPGETVGVRFVHSVDHLPVEDRYVASRGRGLVQVETRLLSFGTGMGTIPGQGRAVVDGPWLRVTDMSRAIGRLVLRVGSPGVDHAVLYRGCAFSLTERWAGERLVLEAVWVGPWLHELLDLGGRLIWAIHCRR; encoded by the coding sequence ATGCGCCGTCTCGGGGCCGGCCTGCTCATCGCCGGGCTGGCAGCGGCCGCCTGGCTGTGGCCGGCCCGGCCGGTTCTGGTCGTGCGGCAGGGGGCCGTACCGGTGCTGGCGCTGCCGCTTTTGCCCGGCGAGACGGTGGGCGTGCGGTTCGTCCACTCCGTCGACCATCTGCCGGTCGAGGATCGCTATGTGGCGAGCCGGGGGCGGGGGCTGGTTCAGGTCGAAACCCGCCTCCTGAGCTTCGGGACCGGTATGGGCACGATCCCGGGGCAGGGCAGAGCGGTGGTCGACGGGCCGTGGCTGCGCGTCACCGACATGAGCCGCGCCATCGGCCGGCTCGTGCTTCGGGTGGGATCGCCCGGCGTCGACCATGCGGTGCTGTACCGCGGCTGCGCTTTTTCGCTGACCGAGCGGTGGGCCGGGGAGCGCCTGGTGCTGGAGGCCGTGTGGGTGGGGCCGTGGCTGCATGAATTGCTGGATCTCGGAGGCCGGCTGATATGGGCTATCCATTGCAGGCGATGA
- a CDS encoding TAXI family TRAP transporter solute-binding subunit, with amino-acid sequence MRANHGRTAAILAALALLLATAPVSAAPQLTRLSIATGTTGGVYYPVGGAMAQIWNQFVPGVEAVAEATGASVENLRLIERGESQVGLVQGDVAYNAYYGKERFEGRPINVRTLLVMYPNVYHAVSLKSIAQRLDLQRFSDVKGRRFSVGPPGSGNELTTSQVFEALGMSFNDIRVQRLSYAETARALREGRLDAGSWVVGVGNATLLELDATHPIFLIPITGEERQKVLDRYPYYRPFTIPTGIYPSVTEPVETIALWNVVVVRADMPEEQAYQLARAIYEHLDVIERVYAPGAPYFTLENLKNSPVPLHPGVVRYAQERGVDVGR; translated from the coding sequence ATGCGGGCCAACCATGGCCGTACGGCCGCCATCCTTGCCGCGCTGGCGTTGTTGCTGGCCACCGCGCCCGTGTCGGCGGCACCCCAGTTGACGCGGCTTTCCATCGCAACCGGCACCACCGGCGGCGTCTACTATCCGGTGGGCGGGGCCATGGCCCAGATCTGGAACCAGTTCGTCCCGGGGGTAGAGGCGGTGGCGGAAGCGACGGGGGCCTCCGTCGAAAACCTCCGCCTCATCGAGCGGGGCGAAAGCCAGGTCGGCCTCGTGCAGGGCGACGTCGCGTACAACGCTTACTACGGCAAAGAACGCTTCGAGGGGCGTCCCATCAACGTGAGGACGCTTCTGGTGATGTACCCGAACGTGTACCACGCCGTCAGCCTCAAGAGCATCGCCCAGCGCCTCGATTTGCAGCGCTTTTCGGACGTCAAGGGCCGTCGCTTCTCGGTGGGCCCTCCCGGCAGCGGCAACGAGCTCACCACGAGCCAGGTCTTTGAGGCACTCGGCATGTCCTTCAACGACATCCGGGTACAGCGCCTCTCCTACGCGGAGACGGCCCGGGCCCTTCGCGAGGGACGGCTCGACGCGGGCTCCTGGGTGGTGGGGGTCGGCAACGCGACGCTGCTCGAACTGGACGCCACCCACCCGATCTTCCTGATCCCCATAACGGGAGAAGAGCGGCAGAAGGTGCTCGACCGTTACCCCTACTACCGGCCGTTCACGATTCCCACCGGCATTTACCCGTCCGTCACCGAGCCCGTCGAGACCATCGCCCTGTGGAACGTGGTGGTCGTGCGGGCCGACATGCCGGAGGAACAGGCGTACCAGCTGGCACGGGCGATCTACGAGCACCTCGATGTCATCGAGCGCGTCTATGCTCCCGGTGCGCCGTACTTCACCCTGGAGAACTTGAAGAACAGCCCCGTTCCGCTGCACCCCGGCGTGGTGCGCTACGCACAAGAGCGGGGGGTTGACGTCGGGCGCTGA